From Rhopalosiphum padi isolate XX-2018 chromosome 2, ASM2088224v1, whole genome shotgun sequence:
ttttaaaggtatcaaaattaaaatgataaaagttacttaataatagtcatataataaaaatatttattttatataatccagttttacaatttgttttaattgactatgtaaattattgttatctttTAGAACTCTGAAGGCTATTTACATAATGGTACTGTGTCAGGCAAGCGGATGAAAATTGACCACAGTCCTATTGATCTCCCAAGTATTTTATCTAGATCTAAATTACATGGTTCATCACAGTCATCACTATCAGATGATAGTGAGcatcaatattttacaaatttacaaagaaaCTCCAGAGTAAGAGCTGACTCTGATCCATTTCAAATTAATTCTGAGAACAATGATTCCTTCCAACAATTAACTGTTGGTAATAATGGAAGTGTAGAGCGGCGACCATTATCTGAGTTACAAGTTCTGTCGCCTGACTCTCATTCAATTTATTCAGATGATAGGTATgtggtacataaaaaaaacctataactGTGAAAatgttacttatttatttgCTATATTTAGGTCGGAATCGGAAGCTAGTAGTCCTGCTCTCAGTGAACCTGCCCCATTATTATCTGACAATGAACTAAGCCCAGATTGTATTGATAGTTCTGAAccaaagaaaaatattgaaaatgatcCACCTACATATGTGCCAACTCCACGTTATTCAAACATTCAAGATAATGTTGGAAGTACTGTAGTTACTACTTGGAGCaagtaagttataaattatttaaataataaaataaacaacataattaaatttgttattttattattgttttagatttCGTGACATGGCCATTAACCATAAGCCAATTGCATTAAATGAAAGACCATGTCCATTACCTGAAATTCCTTGGGGTAAACGTGCAGCTTTTTGGCAGATGATATGTAATAGAGATTCTGCAACATTAACTTACAGGAATCCTGATTACCAAGATTGCCATGAACATATAACACCTCGAATGAGAGCTATTCTTTTAGATTGGCTAATTGaggtattatttaatgataaattattcatgttatcatatttaaaattatttatatatacatattatgaattataatgtatacttttgattttaggTGTCTTCTGTTTATAAGTTACATCGAGAAACTTATTATTTAGCCATGGATTATTTAGACAGATATTTATCAAACAGTGATTCTATTcctaaacaaaaattacaactCATTGGTAATTAAACTTTTCCAGCCTTAATTTTTAAGCCATACAAAGACAAGTTAATTTAGGgttaacttattttttgtacataggAATTACTTGTCTGTTTATGGCTGCCAAAATGGAAGAGATTTACCCTCCTAAACTAACTGAATTTGCTTATGTCACTGATGGTGCATGTACTGATGAAGATCTGTTAGATATggagaaaatattattgatggtaattaaacataaatataataataattaaactgacTACAAAGAATTAACTAATTTTTCATGTGTATTTTAGCATTTGCGTTTCCGTTTAACACCTGTTTCTATAAACTACTGGGT
This genomic window contains:
- the LOC132921012 gene encoding G1/S-specific cyclin-E, translated to MNDASSSNIDGVLKRKRHNSEGYLHNGTVSGKRMKIDHSPIDLPSILSRSKLHGSSQSSLSDDSEHQYFTNLQRNSRVRADSDPFQINSENNDSFQQLTVGNNGSVERRPLSELQVLSPDSHSIYSDDRSESEASSPALSEPAPLLSDNELSPDCIDSSEPKKNIENDPPTYVPTPRYSNIQDNVGSTVVTTWSKFRDMAINHKPIALNERPCPLPEIPWGKRAAFWQMICNRDSATLTYRNPDYQDCHEHITPRMRAILLDWLIEVSSVYKLHRETYYLAMDYLDRYLSNSDSIPKQKLQLIGITCLFMAAKMEEIYPPKLTEFAYVTDGACTDEDLLDMEKILLMHLRFRLTPVSINYWVELMLQFICVDDSTAEDSLITPQFPQNLFNQVAHLLDLASLDSTSLRYSYSELAASALTIVLNKKIALTISGLSEGNVCNCVEWMSVYWSVILEEYQYEEIDFENDSEQVDGTHVKQQHLVSMDMYDLAQSRFELIQLSRVKGPVTPSNLLTPPWSGKKYPVTAEECKPSCSYK